The Agelaius phoeniceus isolate bAgePho1 chromosome 4, bAgePho1.hap1, whole genome shotgun sequence genome includes a region encoding these proteins:
- the LOC143693867 gene encoding uncharacterized protein LOC143693867, whose protein sequence is MGTSEVAVEEVLPALLSTIEEQPPYGGFLCSGDNEAVLALAATLVLWRIASMPEWHYAILLHSPRLLVALLLQIVTATEQRPEDVETQRFWRACREEHGLPSEPNRCQSPCPSHTLAARASAPRAGGIRGLYQHLVELLAHPDAEMVGMSLSVLTHVLQDKDLEIPSTAALKLAESLLPHFEKPAPSVLALAPRGRAGGRGEVWCDAAASLAGGSAASCPGASRAPASPGLGTGSRLPCDSPGLWCHLRLSAALQASREALRCAARFLRRRDLQEPLRKKRRMKFAESLLLQDESRAAEHLRWALPHLRSPQRPLREAAVRFLGVAGVLMMGQKEELQVLSQALQALREDESPSSMNTWIQMKFERRSAELRLSPGPDVPVPASFDDFQLGPPAAPGTALAALS, encoded by the exons ATGGGCACCTCAGAGGTAGCCGTGGAGGAGGTGCTTCCAGCGCTGCTCTCTACGATAGAGGAGCAGCCACCGTACGGCGGCTTCCTCTGCAGCGGGGACAACGAGGccgtccttgccctggct gcaactctggtgctgtGGAGGATTGCAAGCATGCCCGAGTGGCACTACGCAATCCTCCTTCATTCTCCACGCTTGTTGGTGGCTCTGCTCTTGCAAATTGTCACCGCCACGGAGCAGAGGCCAGAGGACGTGGAGACCCAGCGCTTCTGGAGAGCGTGCCGGGAGGAACACGGCCTTCCCAGCGAGCCCAACAGGTGCCAGTCGCCCTGTCCTTCCCACACCCTTGcggccagggccagtgctcccaga GCCGGAGGAATACGAGGCCTCTATCAACAcctggtggagctgctggcccaTCCAGATGCAGAGATGGTCGGGATgagcctctctgtgctcacgCATGTGCTCCAGGACAAAGACCTCGAGATACCCAGCACCGCCGCCCTGAAGCTGGCTGagtccctgctgccacacttTGAGAAG cctgctccctctGTTCTTGCGCTGGCACCACGAGGACGTGCAGGTGGCCGAGGTGAGGTTTGGTGTGATGCTGCCGCATCCCTGGCCGGGGGCTCGGCCGCCTCCTGCCCCGGCGCCTCGcgggctccagcctcccctggccttggcacagggagccGGCTCCCGTGTGACTcacctgggctctggtgccacctgcggctctctgctgctctgcaggcgtCTCGCGAAGCCCTGCGTTGTGCCGCCCGCTTCCTGAGGAGGAGGGATCTCCAGGAGCCGCTGAGGAAGAAGCGGCGGATGAAGTTCGCCGAGAGCCTG ctgctgcaggacgagagccgagcggccgagcacctgcgctgGGCCCTGCCgcacctgcggagcccacagagGCCCCtacgagaggcggccgtcaggttccTCG GGGTGGCCGGAGTGCTCAtgatggggcagaaggaggagctccaggtccTCAGTCAGG ctcttcaagccctCAGGGAAGACGAGAGCCCATCCTCCATGAACACATGGATTCAGATGAAATTCGaaagaagatctgcagaacttcGTTTGTCTCCTGGACCAGATGTACCTGTACCGGCCTCCTTCGATGATTTCCAGTTGGGAccgcctgcagctccaggcacggctctggctgctctcagctga